In Antedon mediterranea chromosome 10, ecAntMedi1.1, whole genome shotgun sequence, one genomic interval encodes:
- the LOC140060211 gene encoding BTB/POZ domain-containing protein KCTD3-like isoform X2 translates to MNYTFPPSEIIKLNVGGTNLLSGRISSMRDEEGAIFIDRDPVVFVPILNYMRTKDLDLRGVNITTLRHDAEFYGISPLVKKLSLCEDLGRSNCGNVLFHGYLNAPCFPARSEQRNSIATEAELRSRPGSARSMSSRDHRPQSAIEYRKSDIEMNLNIDPRKVIIVTGHHGWIAVAYAHFVCCYRIKESSGWQLVFTSPYLEQSIERLALNSKVVGVTQTDGRDKMLAVAFGSMIRLWCCQDDSLRNEIGTFDLGVRVDSLFFIGSQLVATSHTGKVGVWHAVTRSWQCQNIQPISSYDTAGTFLLLGCTNGSIYYIDMEKFPLRMKDNDLLVTELYADPSQDAVTALSVYLTPKITLMGNWIEIAYGTSSGKVRMIVQHPETMGQGPQLFQTFTVHRSRITKVMLSEKHLVSVCSESNHVRTWNVTRFRGMLSTQPGSTPLASFKVLSLDEPDCHPSYPVGNDIGPYGDREDQQVFIQKVVPETDLLYVRVSSTGHRVCEIRSVDTSFISCFSVHECEGSSRMGSRPRRFLFTGHSNGSVQIWDLTTALESYSKSDKTTDLAGPSHEELVYLMGQCDLSSSRCTTPSLSPATSLMPLRTNQLRASSNHLGNRSTEDLPLGAEGGHEENVNDVRVTHC, encoded by the exons ATGAATTACACCTTTCCACCCAGTGAAATAATCAAACTAAATGTTGGTGGAACAAA TCTTCTCAGTGGTCGTATATCATCAATGAGAGATGAGGAAGGAGCT ATATTTATTGATCGTGACCCAGTGGTGTTTGTTCCCATCTTAAATTACATGCGAACCAAAGACTTGGATTTAAGAGGTGTCAATATTACCACTCTAAGACATGATGCAGAGTTCTATGGCATATCTCCTCTTGTAAAGAAGTTATCACTTTGTGAGGATCTTGGGAGATCAAACTGTGGCAATGTTCTATTCCATGGATACCTCAATGCTCCAT GTTTCCCTGCTCGGAGCGAGCAACGCAACAGCATTGCAACAGAAGCAGAACTACGATCAAGACCAGGGTCAGCACGAAGTATGTCAAGTCGTGATCATCGCCCTCAATCAGCAATTGAGTATCGGAAATCTGACATAGAAATGAATTTAA ATATAGATCCACGAAAAGTAATAATAGTAACAGGACACCACGGCTGGATCGCTGTAGCCTATGCACACTTTGTTTGTTGTTATCGTATCAAGGAATCCAGCGGATGGCAGCTCGTTTTTACGAGTCCTTATCTCGAACAGTCCATTGAACGACTCGCTCTCAACTCTAAAGTTGTTGGAGTGACACAGACAGATGGAAGAGATAAGATGCTGGCTGTGGCATTTGGCAGTATGATCCGTTTATGGTGTTGTCAAGATGATAGTTTAAGAAATGAAATAG GTACTTTTGATCTTGGAGTGAGAGTcgattcattattttttatcgGAAGTCAACTGGTTGCTACTAGTCATACAGGGAAAGTAGGAGTGTGGCATGCAGTTACCCGTAGTTGGCAG TGTCAGAATATTCAGCCAATCAGTAGCTACGATACAGCAGGGACGTTCCTGTTGCTAGGTTGCACAAATGGTTCTATCTACTACATag ATATGGAAAAATTCCCTCTACGAATGAAAGACAATGACCTGCTGGTCACTGAACTCTACGCTGACCCTTCCCAGGATGCAGTTACTGCTTTGAGTGTTTATCTCACTCCCAAGATAA CTTTAATGGGGAATTGGATTGAAATTGCGTATGGTACAAGTTCTGGTAAAGTGCGAATGATTGTGCAACATCCTGAGACGATGGGACAGGGACCGCAACTGTTCCAGACTTTTACCGTTCATAGAAGTCGTATTACAAAGGTGATGCTGTCTGAGAAACACCTTGTATCGG TTTGTTCTGAATCAAATCATGTACGAACGTGGAATGTGACCCGATTCCGTGGAATGCTTTCAACTCAACCAGGGTCAACACCTCTTGCCTCATTCAAGGTTCTGTCATTAGATGAACCAGATTGCCATCCAAGTTATCCAGTTGGTAATGATATTG GTCCCTATGGTGACAGGGAAGATCAACAAGTATTTATTCAAAAAGTTGTACCAGAGACGGACTTACTTTATGTAAGAGTATCGTCTACAGGACACAG GGTATGTGAGATACGCTCAGTAGATACAAGCTTCATTAGTTGTTTTAGTGTCCATGAGTGCGAAGGGTCAAGTCGGATGGGGTCAAGGCCTCGTCGCTTTCTGTTTACAGGACATTCTAACGGAAGTGTACAG ATTTGGGATTTAACAACGGCACTGGAATCTTATTCAAAATCTGACAAAA ctACCGATTTAGCAGGCCCATCTCATGAAGAGCTGGTATACTTAATGGGTCAATGTGATCTTAGTTCATCACGCTGTACTACCCCTTCACTTAGTCCAGCAACCTCATTAATGCCACTAAGAACCAATCAGCTTCGAGCATCTAGTAACCACCTTGGCAACCGTAGCACAGAGGATCTACCACTTGGAGCAGAGGGGGGTCATGAGGAAAATGTAAATGATGTCAGAGTTACACATTGTTAA
- the LOC140060211 gene encoding BTB/POZ domain-containing protein KCTD3-like isoform X1, translating to MNYTFPPSEIIKLNVGGTKFSTSKQTLSWVPDSFFSSLLSGRISSMRDEEGAIFIDRDPVVFVPILNYMRTKDLDLRGVNITTLRHDAEFYGISPLVKKLSLCEDLGRSNCGNVLFHGYLNAPCFPARSEQRNSIATEAELRSRPGSARSMSSRDHRPQSAIEYRKSDIEMNLNIDPRKVIIVTGHHGWIAVAYAHFVCCYRIKESSGWQLVFTSPYLEQSIERLALNSKVVGVTQTDGRDKMLAVAFGSMIRLWCCQDDSLRNEIGTFDLGVRVDSLFFIGSQLVATSHTGKVGVWHAVTRSWQCQNIQPISSYDTAGTFLLLGCTNGSIYYIDMEKFPLRMKDNDLLVTELYADPSQDAVTALSVYLTPKITLMGNWIEIAYGTSSGKVRMIVQHPETMGQGPQLFQTFTVHRSRITKVMLSEKHLVSVCSESNHVRTWNVTRFRGMLSTQPGSTPLASFKVLSLDEPDCHPSYPVGNDIGPYGDREDQQVFIQKVVPETDLLYVRVSSTGHRVCEIRSVDTSFISCFSVHECEGSSRMGSRPRRFLFTGHSNGSVQIWDLTTALESYSKSDKTTDLAGPSHEELVYLMGQCDLSSSRCTTPSLSPATSLMPLRTNQLRASSNHLGNRSTEDLPLGAEGGHEENVNDVRVTHC from the exons ATGAATTACACCTTTCCACCCAGTGAAATAATCAAACTAAATGTTGGTGGAACAAA ATTTTCAACCTCAAAACAAACACTATCATGGGTACCAGATTCCTTCTTTTCCAG TCTTCTCAGTGGTCGTATATCATCAATGAGAGATGAGGAAGGAGCT ATATTTATTGATCGTGACCCAGTGGTGTTTGTTCCCATCTTAAATTACATGCGAACCAAAGACTTGGATTTAAGAGGTGTCAATATTACCACTCTAAGACATGATGCAGAGTTCTATGGCATATCTCCTCTTGTAAAGAAGTTATCACTTTGTGAGGATCTTGGGAGATCAAACTGTGGCAATGTTCTATTCCATGGATACCTCAATGCTCCAT GTTTCCCTGCTCGGAGCGAGCAACGCAACAGCATTGCAACAGAAGCAGAACTACGATCAAGACCAGGGTCAGCACGAAGTATGTCAAGTCGTGATCATCGCCCTCAATCAGCAATTGAGTATCGGAAATCTGACATAGAAATGAATTTAA ATATAGATCCACGAAAAGTAATAATAGTAACAGGACACCACGGCTGGATCGCTGTAGCCTATGCACACTTTGTTTGTTGTTATCGTATCAAGGAATCCAGCGGATGGCAGCTCGTTTTTACGAGTCCTTATCTCGAACAGTCCATTGAACGACTCGCTCTCAACTCTAAAGTTGTTGGAGTGACACAGACAGATGGAAGAGATAAGATGCTGGCTGTGGCATTTGGCAGTATGATCCGTTTATGGTGTTGTCAAGATGATAGTTTAAGAAATGAAATAG GTACTTTTGATCTTGGAGTGAGAGTcgattcattattttttatcgGAAGTCAACTGGTTGCTACTAGTCATACAGGGAAAGTAGGAGTGTGGCATGCAGTTACCCGTAGTTGGCAG TGTCAGAATATTCAGCCAATCAGTAGCTACGATACAGCAGGGACGTTCCTGTTGCTAGGTTGCACAAATGGTTCTATCTACTACATag ATATGGAAAAATTCCCTCTACGAATGAAAGACAATGACCTGCTGGTCACTGAACTCTACGCTGACCCTTCCCAGGATGCAGTTACTGCTTTGAGTGTTTATCTCACTCCCAAGATAA CTTTAATGGGGAATTGGATTGAAATTGCGTATGGTACAAGTTCTGGTAAAGTGCGAATGATTGTGCAACATCCTGAGACGATGGGACAGGGACCGCAACTGTTCCAGACTTTTACCGTTCATAGAAGTCGTATTACAAAGGTGATGCTGTCTGAGAAACACCTTGTATCGG TTTGTTCTGAATCAAATCATGTACGAACGTGGAATGTGACCCGATTCCGTGGAATGCTTTCAACTCAACCAGGGTCAACACCTCTTGCCTCATTCAAGGTTCTGTCATTAGATGAACCAGATTGCCATCCAAGTTATCCAGTTGGTAATGATATTG GTCCCTATGGTGACAGGGAAGATCAACAAGTATTTATTCAAAAAGTTGTACCAGAGACGGACTTACTTTATGTAAGAGTATCGTCTACAGGACACAG GGTATGTGAGATACGCTCAGTAGATACAAGCTTCATTAGTTGTTTTAGTGTCCATGAGTGCGAAGGGTCAAGTCGGATGGGGTCAAGGCCTCGTCGCTTTCTGTTTACAGGACATTCTAACGGAAGTGTACAG ATTTGGGATTTAACAACGGCACTGGAATCTTATTCAAAATCTGACAAAA ctACCGATTTAGCAGGCCCATCTCATGAAGAGCTGGTATACTTAATGGGTCAATGTGATCTTAGTTCATCACGCTGTACTACCCCTTCACTTAGTCCAGCAACCTCATTAATGCCACTAAGAACCAATCAGCTTCGAGCATCTAGTAACCACCTTGGCAACCGTAGCACAGAGGATCTACCACTTGGAGCAGAGGGGGGTCATGAGGAAAATGTAAATGATGTCAGAGTTACACATTGTTAA
- the LOC140060212 gene encoding TNF receptor-associated factor 3-like, with amino-acid sequence MSDSPLSLTFPQAAVSTQHDASSDQISNLLALTHNSFQKCFDSQEVEFIEGSILDDLRCVLCRRPLLRAQQAPCGCRFCSCILNQTYDDFENTVCPNCNEEFNKKELAPDHHARRQIQRAIVYCPHKDNGCIDTFPLKELKEHVEGCLHSPVVCMHHTRGCQAKLLRKDLMEHLKNTCDYRLVKCQYCSESLPHTDVQEHEKSCSKLPVNCPNNCGQKDIQKDLIEQHIDEYCPLQEKTCKYQPYGCTFKGVLEQLEKHMDVDVKKHLHLVTMTTAMLDLKFSESLRYISELKGQRSVDDEKEKELLREINSIKNTLKVKDERFGSLQKFFGKHLDNFKTFEAKVENAADKRDLVELRQLLIPLQDSVTLLARKVEEVEENAHRAVGVPSTIRPITNGHGQIASFEKELNVQSVKQAENEIRFQLLETASYDGVLLWKISGISRRRQEAVNGKILSLYSQPFYTSRYGYKMCARIYLNGDGMGKGTHVSLFFVVMKGDYDALQQWPFRQKVTMILLDQETGTRSLTDSFKPDVRSSSFKRPTGDMNVASGCPLFVSNQVLRDSAYVKDDTMFVKLIVDTSDLFI; translated from the exons ATGAGTGATTCTCCTCTTAGTCTTACCTTTCCTCAGGCTGCTGTGTCCACACAGCACGACGCCTCATCAGACCAAATCTCTAATTTGTTAGCACTGACACATAACTCTTTTCAAAAGTGTTTTGATTCCCAAGAAGTTGAATTTATAGAAGGAAGTATATTAGACGACCTAAGATGTGTTTTGTGTCGACGTCCCCTCCTCCGGGCGCAGCAGGCACCTTGTGGATGCAGATTTTGTTCATGTATTTTGAATCAGACATACGA CGATTTTGAAAATACTGTTTGTCCGAACTGTAATGAAGAATTTAACAAGAAAGAACTGGCACCCGACCATCATGCCAGACGGCAAATCCAAAGGGCTATCGTGTACTGTCCTCATAAAGACAACGGGTGTATAGACACGTTCCCTCTAAAGGAACTTAAAGAACATGTTGAAGGTTGTCTTCATTCGCCTGTTGTCTGTATGCACCATACCCGAGGATGTCAAGCCAAGTTGTTGAGAAAGGATCTGATGGAACATTTAAAGAACACTTGTGATTATCGATTGGTTAAGTGTCAATATTGCAGCGAGAGCCTTCCCCATACGGACGTTCAG GAACATGAAAAATCCTGTTCAAAATTGCCGGTCAATTGTCCGAATAACTGTGGCCAGAAGGACATACAGAAGGACCTTATTGAACAACATATAGATGAATACTGCCCACTTCAAGAAAAAACCTGTAAATACCAACCTTACGGATGTACATTTAAG GGTGTGTTGGAACAATTAGAAAAGCACATGGACGTGGATGTTAAGAAACATCTTCATTTGGTAACCATGACAACTGCAATGTTGGATTTAAAATTTTCGGAATCGTTACGTTACATCAGCGAATTAAAGGGTCAGAGAAGCGTAGATGATGAGAAGGAAAAAGAACTTTTGAGAGAGATTAATTCAATAAAGAATACGCTTAAAGTTAAGGATGAACGATTTGGCAGTTTACAG AAATTCTTTGGTAAGCATTTGgataatttcaaaacatttgaAGCCAAAGTTGAAAATGCGGCTGACAAAAGGGATTTAGTGGAACTACGACAATTACTGATACCTCTACAAGATTCCGTAACACTATTGGCAAGAAAAGTGGAAGAAGTTGAAGAAAATGCACACCGTGCAGTGGGTGTCCCAtcaacaattaggcctataacgaACG GACATGGACAAATAGCGAGTTTTGAGAAAGAGTTAAACGTTCAGTCTGTGAAGCAAGCTGAGAACGAAATACGATTCCAACTGTTGGAAACAGCCAGCTATGACGGTGTATTGCTTTGGAAAATCTCGGGAATAAGTCGAAGGAGACAAGAAGCCGTGAATGGAAAAATACTATCTTTGTACAGTCAGCCGTTCTATACCAGTAGATATGGTTATAAGATGTGCGCAAGGATATATCTAAACGGGGACGGGATGGGCAAGGGGACGCatgtttctcttttttttgtCGTCATGAAAGGGGACTACGACGCCCTTCAACAATGGCCCTTCAGGCAAAAG GTGACGATGATATTGCTTGACCAGGAGACTGGTACACGGAGTCTAACAGACTCATTCAAGCCTGACGTGCGCAGTAGTAGTTTTAAACGACCTACTGGTGACATGAATGTTGCATCCGGGTGCCCCCTGTTTGTGTCCAATCAAGTTTTACGTGATTCAGCTTATGTTAAGGATGACACAATGTTTGTTAAGTTAATTGTCGATACATCTGACCTGTTCATTTAA